Below is a genomic region from Acidobacteriota bacterium.
GGTTATAGCCATCAGCCAACTGGTCGGCCACACCATTCCTTTCCTCATGCTCGGCGCCATCGGGCTTGCTTACACCTTCCGGCGTTACTACGCGACCCCGGGCGGCCGCCATGCCATGGACCGGGCCCTGCTGAGGATTCCCGTCCTGGGAGGCGTGATGCGCAAGATCGCCATCTCCAGGTTCTCCCGAACTCTGGCCACGCTCCTTTCCGGCGGAGTGCCGATCCTGGAATCTCTGGCCATCACTGCCGGAACGGCAGGCAACGCGGTGGTGGAGGAAGCCGTCCTCAAGACTCGCGGCGCCGTCCAGGAGGGGAAGGCCATGGCCGAGACTCTTCGGTATTCCCGGATATTCCCTCCCATCGTCACTCAGATGGTGAGTGTAGGGGAGCAGACGGGCGCCCTGGACGCCATGTTGACCAAGCTGGCCGAGTTCTATGAAGACGAGGTCGACGCCGCCGTATCCGATCTGTTGACCGCCTTGGAGCCTCTGCTGATCCTGCTGTTGGGACTGCTGGTCGGCGGGATTGTCATCTCCATGTACCTGCCGCTATTCTCGCTGATCTCCAAGCTGTCGGTACTGTAGGGTGTCGAGAAATCCGGTTTTTCGTTGACACGGGAACCCGCGTCATATATTCACCCGAAGACCCTTGCTGGGAGGCTGCAGATTCCTATGTTCTTCACATTACTGATCATCACTTTCCTGATTGCCTTGGCGGTATCCTATGGCGTGGTGCGACTTTTTGACCGGCCCATCGCTTCAATACTCGATCGGATCGTAGCCGAGGACCTGGGCGGGGCGTGGCACCGCTACATCAAGTTCGCGGCCTACGTTGTCGGTATCTCGTCAGGCGTTCGCATCCACCAGTTGGAACGCTACATCTCGGCATCCCGGAAGGACGAAGAGATTCTGGTCCTGACGTCGGAGCGGTGGACGCTGGAGGTCTATCGAACCATCATCGAGACGCTCCAGGGCATTGCCTGGATGCTCCTGGTGGTCTTTGTGGTGGCGCTGGTGGCGTACGTATTTGCGAAGGGTTTCGAGTTGAAGCAGTCTCGATCAAAATCTTGACAGTTTGGGTGGTTTCCGTATACTTTCGCATCCGTTGTAATGTTTTTAGGGATTTGAGTTGTAAGCATGTCGAAAATGAGGTTGCTCCCCTTGGCGGTCCGATTGTCTGTAGGCTCCCCTTTTTTTCGAGGCTTCTTCAAGTTGTAAAAACATCTACGACACCTCCCACACGATGCGAAAGGAGTCTCGAAGTCCATGAGTAGAGAGACCGGAAAAGTCAAATGGTTCAACAATTCCAAGGGTTACGGCTTTATTGAGCGCAGTCAGGGCGGTGACGTCTTCGTCCATCACACTGCGATTCAGTCCGAGGGCTACCGCACCCTGGAAGAAGGACAGTCGGTGGAATTCACGGTTGTGCAGGGACCCAAGGGTCTGCAGGCACAGGAAGTGGTCAAGTCCGACGAAGAAGAGACGGCCATATAGACTGGTTTCCGTCACAACGTTCGTTTCCCGGCCCTGAAGCTGATTCAGCTTCAGGGCGTTTTATTTTGGGCGGACCTTGCGGGCAACCCATGTCCCTCTCACCCAAGCAGGGGATCCAGCCGCGCTTCACCTCGCCTCCCTCGACGCCGTTGCCGCGGCTATTCCTTGATTTCCCAATTTTTCGCATCTAGCCCGCATTTCTCACCAGGTCGCTGGTAGCATGACGAAAGGGAGTCTATCTTTCAGTACTTTGATTGGCTCCATGTAAAGGGCTTGCGGGTACCAGACGGCGCTGGGCATGCCCTGGCTTGTCCTTTCCCCTTCAGCGCGCACAGGCTCCCTCGACCGTAGTGACCGCTACGCTCTTCGGTCGCGAGCACGCGCTGAAGGGGAAATTCCTGCGCTATGATCATGCCGCCTGGTGAGAAAATGCAGGCTAGGAGCCGCGACCTTGCCGAGTTCTTGGTGTTGACACCGAATCTTTCCGAGATCGGCGACCTGAACCGCCTGCAGGTGGAGATTCCCGGTTGCCGCCTGTGCCCTCGGCTGAATGCCTGGCGAGAGCAGACCGCCCGGGAGAAGGTGGCCAGATTCCGGCAATGGGATTATTGGGGTCGGCCGGTGCCCAGCTTCGGGCAGGAGGACGCCCGCCTGTTGGTGGTCGGACTGGCTCCGGCCGCTCACGGAGCCAACCGAACCGGACGCATGTTTACCGGGGACCGAAGCGGAGAGTGGCTCTATGGCGCCCTCCATCGACACGGCTTCTCCAGCCATCCGGAATCCACCCACCGCCAGGATCGGCTGAGACTGATCGACTGCTACATCACCGCCGTCATCCACTGCGCCCCTCCGGCCAACAAGCCCAGCCCGGAGGAGATTCGCAGTTGTCGTCCCTACCTGCAATTCGAATGGGAGCGTCTGACGAGGGTTCGGGTGGTGCTGGCGCTGGGCCGAATCGCCTTCGATAACGCCTGGGACCTTTACCGAGGAAACAGCCGCACCAGGCGTCCCCGCTTCAAGCACGGCCTCGAGGTCGCCCTGAGCGGCGACCGCCTGCTGCTGGCCTCCTATCACCCCAGCCAGCAGAACACCTTTACGGGAAAGCTCACTCAGCCCATGTTCGATTCCGTCTTCCGTAGAATTCGGCAGGTGATCGACGTCCGCTGAGGTGGCCAAGTGATAGAATGGCGGAGTTTCTCCTGCGACCTCCAATCTGAAGCTGTCCCTCCCACGGAGATGGAGCCTTGAAGAAAAATTCGCTCGACGACCAAAAACTGCCGCGGCGGTCTCTGCTCAAGGGCACTGCCGGGATGATCGGGTTGGGTGCGGCCCAGGCGACCGGGTCGGGAGGAGCGCCCTCAGCGGCCGCTGCCTCTCCCCCGGAACCCCGGCGAACACGAGCCCGGGAGCTCATGCGCATCACCAGGTTGGAGACCTTTCTGGTGAGGCCCCGCTGGCTGTTCCTGAAGATCCATACCAACGCGGGAATCGCGGGCTGGGGAGAGCCGATCCTGGAGGGCCGGGCCCGGACCTGCGCCACCGCCGTCCAGGAGTTGGAATCCTACCTGATCGGCAAGGATCCGCGGGCGGTGGCCCACCACTGGCAGGCGATCTACCGTCACGCCTTTTACCGTGGAGGACCGATTCTCACCAGCGCACTCAGCGGCGTCGATCAGGCGCTTTGGGACATCAAGGGCCAGGCGCTGCAGGTCCCCGTCTACGAGTTGCTGGGAGGTCCGACCCGACAGCGGATTCGAGTGTATGCCCATGCCGGTACCCCGGAGGCAGTGAAGGACAAGATGCGGCAGGGGTTTACGGCCTTCAAGACGGGACCGGCCAAGAAGCGCCCCGCCCGCCCGGTGGAAACACCGCAATTCGTGGATTACGCGGCCGAGAAATTCGCCGAGCTGCGCCAGGCCGCCGGACCGGAAGGGGACATCGGCATCGACTTTCACGGAGCCATTTCCCCCCAGACGGCCAAACTGCTCATCAAGGCGCTGGAACCCTACCAGCCCATGTTCATCGAGGAACCGGTCAATTGCCAGAACGTGGAAGTCATGGCCGACATCGCCAGGGGCACCCACCTGCCGATCGCCACCGGCGAGCGCATTTTCACCAAGTGGGGCTTCAGAGAAATTCTGGAAAAGGGAGCGGCCTCGATCCTGCAGCCCGACCTGTGCCACGCCGGAGGAATTACCGAAGTCCGGCTGATTGCGGGAATGGCGGAGGCCCACTATGCCACGCTGGCCCCCCACAACCCCCTGGGACCCATTTCGCTGGCCGCCGGACTGCAGATGGCGGCCTCGATCCCCAATTTTCTTTGCCAGGAACAGGTAAGCCTGGGAGAGGGCTACCTCAAGAAACCCTTTCAGGTCAAGGAAGGCTACATTGATCTGCCGACGGGACCGGGGTTGGGGATCGAAATCGACGAGGAGGCCCTGGCCTCAAAGATCGGCCACGACTGGCACAATCCGGAAACCTACGACGCCGACGACGGATCTGTAGTGGATTGGTAGTGAGACCCTCGGCAGTTCCGGATCACTGCTCCCTTAACGGGATGTGGGAGAAACCGGGCCGCCCGGTTGCCGCTGTCGCACACGGTACCCGCGTCTTTGCCGGGACCTGACCCCGCCTATCTCACGAACAGCATGTCCCGATAGTTGGGCAGCGGCCAGAGATCGTCCGGAATCACCTTCTCCATCCGGTCTGCCACTACGCGCACCGCGTTCATCGCGGGAATCACGTTGTTGCGCATGTGGACCACCTTCGACGACACCTCGTCGCCCCCGAGTTCCTCGTTCTGAGCGTCGAGCTCGTCCAGCGCCGCCGTCAGTTCGTCGATGAGTCCCGAAACGCGCTCGATGTTGCTGTCGAGGCCACTCGTTCCAACCTCCGCCGCCCGAGATCCTCCCCGAGCCGAAACCAACTGGTTCAGGTAGTTGACCGCCGCCGGCAGGATCGTGCAGCGTGCCATGTGGGCGGCCGTCTCGCCCTCGATGTTGATCTTGATGAAATACTGCTCGGTCAGCACCTCCAGCCGAGCCTCGAGCTCGCGGGGAGTCATGACTCCGTACTTGTCGAAGAGACGCTGATTCTTGGGCGAAGCGAGCGCGGGAAGCGCCTGCACTGTATTCCCCGTATTGAGCAGTCCCCGCCGCTCGGCCTCCTCCACCCACTCGGGAGCGTAGTTGTCGCCGTTGAAAATGATCCGCTTGAACGAGGGGACCTCGTTGGAGAGCAGCTTCCACAGCGCGGTCTCGACGGATGCCCCGGCCTCGACCACCGCTTCAAGCACGTCGGTCCAGAGGTCGATAGACTCGGCCACGATGGTGTTGAGCACCGTTGCCGGCAGCGAAATGCTCGCCGACGAACCCACCGCGCGGAACTCGAACTTGTTTCCGGTGAAGGCGAAGGGCGATGTGCGGTTGCGGTCGCCGAAGTGGCGCGGCAGGTCGGGCAGCACCGAGACACCCAGAGCAAGGAGGTCTTTCCGTTCCGTCTCCTCCGCCGAGCCCGACTCCTCGATCTGCTGGAAGATGTCCTGCAACTGGTCGCCCAGAAAGACCGAAATGATCGAGGGCGGGGCTTCGTTTGCGCCCAGACGGTGGTCGTTCCCCGCGCTCGAAACGCACGCCAGCAGCAGATCCTGGTGCTTCTCCACCGCGCTCATGACCGCGGTGCAGAAGAAGAGGAACATCAGGTTGTCGTGGGGAGTGTCCCCCGGGTCCATCAGGTTTCGGTCCGCGGTCCCGAAGGACCAGTTGAGGTGCTTGCCGCTCCCGTTGATCCCCTGGAAGGGCTTCTCGTGCAGCAGGCACACCAGTCCATAGTCGCGCGCGTTCCGCTCCAGGATCCGCATCATCAACTGTTGATGGTCGGAGGCCACGTTGGCGTTCTCGTAGACCGGCGCCACCTCGTACTGCCCCGGCGCCACCTCGTTGTGGCGCGTCTTCATCGGGACACCCAGCCGGTAAAGGTCCATCTCGACCGACTGGATGTAGGCCATCACCCGATCGTGGATTGAACCGAAGTAGTGGTCGTCCAGCTCCTGTCCCTTCGGCGGCTTGGCTCCGAAGAGGCTGCGGCCGCAAGTCATCAGGTCCGGGCGGCGGTAATAGAACTCGCGGTCCACCAGGAAGAACTCCTGCTCGGGACCCAGGCTGGCCGTGACCCGTCCGGCCTCCACACCGAAGATCTTGAGCGCGCGGCGCGTGACCCGGTCAAGCGCGTCCATCGACCGCAGCAGGGGAATCTTGGCATCGAGACTTTCGCCCGCCCAACTGGAGAAGGCAGTGGGAATGCAGAGGTAAGTGGCCGACTCGCCGCCCAGAATGAAGGCCGGCGAGGTCGGATCCCAAGCCGTATAGCCGCGAGCCTCGAAGGTGGCGCGGAGCCCCCCGGAGGGGAACGAAGACGCGTCGGGCTCGCCCTGAACAAGCTCGTCGCCCCCGAATTCAGTGATGGCGCGCCCATCGCGATCGACCTTCAAAAAGGAGTCGTGCTTCTCGGCGGTGCTCCCCGTGAGCGGCTGGAACCAGTGTGAATAGTGGGTGGCGCCCCGCGAGAGGGCCCAGTCCTTCATCGCTGCGGCGATCGTGTCGGCACTCTTTGTGTCGAGCGCTTCCGCGTGCTCAATGGTCCTGAATAGCTGCTTGAAGACGTTGTCGGGCAGCCGCGCGCGCATCTCCTTCACCCCAAAGGTGTCTTCCCCGAAGATTCGAGGGAGGAGATCGCGGTCACCCGACCGGGATTCCGATCTGCCGCTCCAGGTATTCACTGCGCTGACGGAGTCGAAGCGTTTCTGTGTCATCGCGGGGTATCCTCTTCTCTAAAGGTTGGGGCTATCCGCAAGCGGCGGCGACACTCCGAACCGGGAACCCATTGGGCCGCAGCCACTCGATGCACACCCACACCGGTGATGCGAAGGGCCGGCTGCATTCTAGAGGTTTCTCAGGGGGAGAGCAAAAGATCTCCAATCGACCGAATAACCCTGTCCCTGGTCTTTGAACCGCAACTCGAAGGAATTCTACCGCATCACGCGTCATATTTTCGACTTTTGTGAGCTATCAGTGATCTTTGGGAGAATATCCAGCACACAATAGTCCCTCTACAATTCGGTTCCCCCAGATTCACTTCAAACCGAGCTCGAACCCTCGTCTTTTTCCGTCCGGCGGAGCCTGGCGATCTTCTCCCGCCAGGTTTGCAGTCGCTGTCGGATGACCTCCTCGAATCCCTCCCCCGAGGGCCGGAAGTACCTTCGACCCTTCAGCGATTCCGGAAGGCAACTCATGGCGGTCAACCGATCGGCGAAATCGTGGGCGTACTGGTAGCCTTTGCCGTAACCCAGAGTCTTCATGAGCTGGGTGGGGGCATTGCGCAGGTGCACGGGGACCGGCTCGGCAAGGGTGTGCTTCACGTCCGCGACGGCCGCGGCATAGGCCTTGTCCAGGGCATTGGACTTGGGAGCAGTGGCCAGGTAGACCGCTGCCTGGGCCAGGGCCAGGGTCCCCTCGGGGAGTCCGATGAAGTGGAAGGCTTCCTTGGCCTGCACGGCCACCGTCAGGGCGTGAGGGTCGGCCATGCCCACGTCCTCGGAGGCGAAGCGGACCATTCGCCTGGCGATGTAGAGGGGGTCCTCGCCGGCCTCCAACATGCGTGCCAGCCAGTAGATTGCAGCGTCCGGATCGCTGTTGCGAAGCGATTTGTGCAGCGCCGAAATGAGATTGTAGTGTTCCTCGCCAGCCTTGTCGTAGAGAAGCACCCGCCGCTGCATCGCGTCTCTGACCAGTTGCTCGCTGATGCTTCTCTGGCCGGCCTCCTCGGCTGGAGCCATCTGAACGGCAATCTCCAGGGTGTTGTAGGCCACCCGGGCGTCTCCATTGGCTAATTGGGCGATAATGGCCAGGTGGGTATCCTCAATCTCGATCGGGTCGGCCCCCATTCCATGCTCCCGGTCGCTCAGAGACCGCCGAAGCAGTTGGACCACCTCCTCGGATGACAGCGGTTCCAGTTGGTAAACCTTGCAACGGGAAAGCAGGGCGGGATTCACCTCGAAGGAAGGATTCTCGGTGGTGGCGCCGATCAGGACAATGGCGCCGGTTTCGACAAAAGGCAGGAAAGCATCCTGCTGGGCCTTGTTGAAACGGTGAATCTCGTCGATGAACAGCAGGGTCCGGCGCCCGGAACGCCGGTTCCGTTCCGCCTCCTGCATCACCGAGCGGATCTCCTTGATTCCCGAAAGGACCGCACTGAAGGGGACGAAGTCCATCCGGGTACCCTGGGCGATGATGCGGGCCAAGGTGGTCTTGCCGGTACCCGGAGGACCCCAGAGGATGAGGGACCCGATACGGTCCTTTTCCAGGAGCAGGCGCACCGGCTTGCCGGGACCGACCAGGTGCTGCTGGCCCACGAAATCTTCCAGCCGGGTGGGCCGCATCCGGTCCGCCAGCGGCGCCCCCTCCCCTGCCGGGACCTGCCGGGGCGAGGCGAATTCTGGAAAGAGATTCATGGTGCTCATGCTACAACGCCTGACTCCGACCTGTCGATTGGGTGAAGCCTCCACGACAATCTCTTTGCCTGGCGGCTTCGCACAAGACGATGGCGGCTGCAGCCGCCACATTGAGCGAGTCGACCCCTTTGGCAGTGGGCACGCGGATCTCGGCATCGAAGGCGCCCAAACCCGGGGGGATTCCCCCACCCTCGCTCCCTACCACCAGGGCCAGACCGCCTCGGTAGTCGGCCTGCCGGAAATCGGTAGTCCCGTCCGGCACGGCCGCCATCAGACGGATCCGGCTCCGGCGCAGTCGTGGGGCCAGCGATGCAGGGGCCAACGGGCCGGCAATGGGAATTCGGAAGAGGGATCCGGCGGAAGCTCGAACGGCCTTCGGGTTGAGCGGACTGACGGTGCCGGTGGTGAGCAATAGCGCGCTGGCCCCGAAGGCCTCCGCCGAGCGGATCAGAGTTCCCAGGTTGCCCGGGTCCTGCACCTGGTTGGCCACCAGCAGCAGCGGCTCGCCGGTCAACAGGGAATCCAAGCATGCGGCGGGGATGCGCACGACGGCCAGGATTCCCTGGCTGGTCACGGTATCGGAAAGGGAGTGAAACAGCTTGTCCGAGACACCGAAGAGCTCGGCCCCTGCCCGTTCGGACCAGTCTTCGTCCCTGAAGGGAGCCAGCTTGCTGGAGGCCACCAGGATCTCCTCGACCTCGAGACCGCTGTCGCAGGCCTCGCGCACCAGCTTGGGCCCTTCCACCACGGCCAGAGCCTCACCATCCAGGGGAGAGCGACGCATCAGCGCCCTCAACCGCTGGATCCTTCGATTCGAGGACGAGGTGATGGTTTCAGAACTCATCGGTGGTCCTCGCCGGGGAAACCGGTAAAGCCCAAGGCGTCGTCGCGAGGCGCCTGAGGGGCAGGTGGAGAACGTATTCCGAGGGCACCGGTGATGGAGGATTCAGGCCTCTCAAACGTGGGCTCTTCCCGGCTGTTCCACACCCTCTGCGCCCGCGTTGACCCACCAGGGTGTTTATGTTAGTTTCAGCCTGATGCTAACGCAAAGAATCAAACTTCACGGAGCAGGCGCGGACCAGACCGCGCTCGAGACCGCCTCGGCTGCTATTCTCGACGGCAACCTGATCGCCCTCCCGACCGAGACATTCTATGCGCTGTCCGCGGACGTCTATAACCTGCGAGCCGTAGAGCGAATCTTTCAAATCAAGGGAAGGCCGGACTGGAAAGCCCTGCTGGTGCTGATCGATTCGGTGGATCAAGCCGAAGGGATCAGCGACAGCATTCCACCGGTATTCTACGAAATCGCGGCGCGCTATTGGCCCGGCCCACTTACCCTCATCCTTCCGGCAGCCAAAAGGGTTCCCCTGAAGGTGACCGGGGGAACGGGAACGGTGGGCATGCGGATTCCAAACCAACCCTTCACCCGGAGCGTCATTGACAGGGTTCGCCTTCCCATCGTCGGCACCAGCGCCAACCTGTCCGGACATCCCTCCTGTTCCACGGCAGAGGACGTGTTGAGCCAGCTTGGGGGCAAGATCGAGCTGGTGGTGGACGCCGGCGACTCTCCGGGAACGGCCGCTTCGACCGTTCTGGACCTGACCTCGAAACCGGCCCGAGTGGTTCGAGAAGGAGCTATCCCCAACGAAGTTCTGGCGGAATACCTCTCCCATTAGAGTCATGAAAGCCCGACGGAAGCGGTTTGCGTTCAAAGTCCTTGCCGGTTATCTTCCCTCCGCCATCCTGGTCTATGCTCTGGCGATCTTCGCGCTGGTCCGGACCGAGGCCAACCGGGACGACGCCCGGCCTGCCGGCCGCATTATCGTCTTCGGCGCCGCCCAGTACAACGGCCGGCCCTCGCCCGTCTTCAGGGCGCGGCTGGATCACGGCGTGGAGCTCTTCAAGAGAAAGCTCTCAAACCGGATCATCACTACGGGCGGATACGGTATGGACCCTCGCTTTACCGAGGCCGAGGTCGGCAAGGCCTATCTCATCCAGCATGGAGTCCCCGAGGACAGCATTGAGATGGAAGCCAGAGGGCTGACCACGCTGGCCAGCATTCAGCACATCGTGGAAGTCTTGCGTCGTCAGGGAATCCGGCAGGTCGTAGTGGTCAGCGACGGGTTCCACCTCTTCCGGATCAAGCAGATCTTCCAGGACCGCCAGGTCGTCGTCTTCGGATCCCCCGTGCCCAACAGTCCCATCGAGTCGAACTGGAAGCGCCGCCTGCAGGCTTCGCTGCGGGAGGTGGTGGGATACACCGTCTACGCGGCCCGAGAAAAACTCCACCTCCCCATTCCCGCCGGGGCCTGATCTGGGACATCCCTGTTTCCTCCCTTATGAACCGCCCAGTGGTAGGGGACGGTAGCGCGGCCAGGTGAAGAGTGAATAGTGGCGAGTGAAGAGTGAAGAGCTATTTGATCGACACGCAAAGCATCCAGTCGGCCTCGGCGCAATCCTTCAAATTAGTCCCGTCCCTGCCGTGCAGATCATTCGAGGAAGAAACTGCCGATGGTTTTTGAAGACAAACCACGAATGGACACGAATACCGATGGAGCTCCTTTGGTGGGACGCGTCAGGGGATGAAGTCCTCCCATCACTCTTGCTCCTCAAGGCGGCGCGCGCCGGCTTGCCAGGCCGCAGCCCTGCCGATGCGGCAGAGCCGTCACGCTTGGTGGTCCTTCGTGGATCGCTCTTTTTTCGTTTGTTTCAGGTAGGCTCAGTCACGTCATCAGGGGCTTGGCTGTTCCCAAACCCTCGGCTAACAACTTCCCACTCTCCACTCTTCACTCTTTACTCTCCACTGAACCGCCGTCGGTCGGAGGATCCGCCGGCACCATCCGCACACTGGTTCCAAAACGCCGGTAATCGGAGAACTCTCCGGTCATCCTCATGTTGAGTCCCTTGAGCAGAAAAATCCGGCCGTTCATGATCATCTCGAACCGCCGCGGAAACCAGACATCGTCCCGTACTTTCTCCTGTCGCACCCACAGCGTCGATCCCTTGTACAACCTGGCCACCAGACCTCCAGCGATCTTCACGGGCTTGACGAATTCCAACTCGACCTGATTCAACTGCAGGTCCTGCCTGTCGATCCAGACCCGCCCCTTGAGCTTGTCCAGAATCCACAAGTCCTTCTCGGCGGGACGGTATTTCTCGTGGGGCAGCAGATCCACCACGACCACGGGTCGACCATTCAGCACTTCCTCACCCCGGTAGTGAAAATGAAAGGCCCGAACCGCATCCTCCCAGAATAGGGCCTCCTTGCGGCGCCGCTCGGCATGCTTGCGCTCCAGTTTGGCGCGGCCCGCAGGGGAAAGGTTTCTTTGGCGGCGCAGCCGAGCCTCGGCCTTTCTCTCTTGTTTTCGGGCTTCTTTCTCCGAAAGAGGTTCGCCGTTCCTCCGGATCAGCTTTCGGTAGACACCGTCGTCCAGTGGGATCACCTCGTAAGTGGAAGAGGTTCTTTTCTTTTCGCGGCCCTTGCGGTCGAGTATGATTCTGTGATTTTGCAGCCGGTAGAAATAGCCCATCTCCCGAAATCTGTTCTTGCGCTCGTTCTCGGCCACCTGGGCGACCAATCGGCGCAGGTCGTTCTCCCGGTTCAAGTCAACCGCTGCAAGCAGGATCGGGTTGGCCAGCAGAACCGCCAGAACGGTTTTGAACACGTTGCCCTCCAAAGAGTCGTCAAACCCAATTATGCCACGGGTGGCGCACCCCGGTTGAACTTGGTGTCCCTGTGAGAACCCACCCATGACCCAACCGACCTTGATTCTCGACGTGCCGCCGGACTTCAGTTTCTGGAGAACCGTGCTGAGCCACGGCTGGTCTACCCTGCAACCCTTCGTTATGGATCGTCGTCGGCGCCGGCTATTGCGGGTCCTGCAACTCGACTCCCAGCCGGCACTGGCCGAGATGCGGGAACAAACGGATGGCAAAGTCCGGGTGGGCGTACACTCCTCCGGTCCGCTGTCCGGTCGGGACCTGAGATCGGTCAAGGAGGCCGTGGCCCACATGCTGCGGTTGGGAGAATCCCTGGCCGAGTTCCATAGGGAACTGGCACGGCGGGACCGTTCGGGCCGGTTCCACTGGGTCCCCCGGGCCAAGGCGGGGCGGTTGCTGCGGGCCCCCTCCTTCTTCGAGGACAT
It encodes:
- a CDS encoding RNA methyltransferase: MSSETITSSSNRRIQRLRALMRRSPLDGEALAVVEGPKLVREACDSGLEVEEILVASSKLAPFRDEDWSERAGAELFGVSDKLFHSLSDTVTSQGILAVVRIPAACLDSLLTGEPLLLVANQVQDPGNLGTLIRSAEAFGASALLLTTGTVSPLNPKAVRASAGSLFRIPIAGPLAPASLAPRLRRSRIRLMAAVPDGTTDFRQADYRGGLALVVGSEGGGIPPGLGAFDAEIRVPTAKGVDSLNVAAAAAIVLCEAARQRDCRGGFTQSTGRSQAL
- a CDS encoding L-threonylcarbamoyladenylate synthase gives rise to the protein MLTQRIKLHGAGADQTALETASAAILDGNLIALPTETFYALSADVYNLRAVERIFQIKGRPDWKALLVLIDSVDQAEGISDSIPPVFYEIAARYWPGPLTLILPAAKRVPLKVTGGTGTVGMRIPNQPFTRSVIDRVRLPIVGTSANLSGHPSCSTAEDVLSQLGGKIELVVDAGDSPGTAASTVLDLTSKPARVVREGAIPNEVLAEYLSH
- a CDS encoding uracil-DNA glycosylase yields the protein MNRLQVEIPGCRLCPRLNAWREQTAREKVARFRQWDYWGRPVPSFGQEDARLLVVGLAPAAHGANRTGRMFTGDRSGEWLYGALHRHGFSSHPESTHRQDRLRLIDCYITAVIHCAPPANKPSPEEIRSCRPYLQFEWERLTRVRVVLALGRIAFDNAWDLYRGNSRTRRPRFKHGLEVALSGDRLLLASYHPSQQNTFTGKLTQPMFDSVFRRIRQVIDVR
- a CDS encoding glutamine synthetase III; amino-acid sequence: MTQKRFDSVSAVNTWSGRSESRSGDRDLLPRIFGEDTFGVKEMRARLPDNVFKQLFRTIEHAEALDTKSADTIAAAMKDWALSRGATHYSHWFQPLTGSTAEKHDSFLKVDRDGRAITEFGGDELVQGEPDASSFPSGGLRATFEARGYTAWDPTSPAFILGGESATYLCIPTAFSSWAGESLDAKIPLLRSMDALDRVTRRALKIFGVEAGRVTASLGPEQEFFLVDREFYYRRPDLMTCGRSLFGAKPPKGQELDDHYFGSIHDRVMAYIQSVEMDLYRLGVPMKTRHNEVAPGQYEVAPVYENANVASDHQQLMMRILERNARDYGLVCLLHEKPFQGINGSGKHLNWSFGTADRNLMDPGDTPHDNLMFLFFCTAVMSAVEKHQDLLLACVSSAGNDHRLGANEAPPSIISVFLGDQLQDIFQQIEESGSAEETERKDLLALGVSVLPDLPRHFGDRNRTSPFAFTGNKFEFRAVGSSASISLPATVLNTIVAESIDLWTDVLEAVVEAGASVETALWKLLSNEVPSFKRIIFNGDNYAPEWVEEAERRGLLNTGNTVQALPALASPKNQRLFDKYGVMTPRELEARLEVLTEQYFIKINIEGETAAHMARCTILPAAVNYLNQLVSARGGSRAAEVGTSGLDSNIERVSGLIDELTAALDELDAQNEELGGDEVSSKVVHMRNNVIPAMNAVRVVADRMEKVIPDDLWPLPNYRDMLFVR
- a CDS encoding replication-associated recombination protein A is translated as MSTMNLFPEFASPRQVPAGEGAPLADRMRPTRLEDFVGQQHLVGPGKPVRLLLEKDRIGSLILWGPPGTGKTTLARIIAQGTRMDFVPFSAVLSGIKEIRSVMQEAERNRRSGRRTLLFIDEIHRFNKAQQDAFLPFVETGAIVLIGATTENPSFEVNPALLSRCKVYQLEPLSSEEVVQLLRRSLSDREHGMGADPIEIEDTHLAIIAQLANGDARVAYNTLEIAVQMAPAEEAGQRSISEQLVRDAMQRRVLLYDKAGEEHYNLISALHKSLRNSDPDAAIYWLARMLEAGEDPLYIARRMVRFASEDVGMADPHALTVAVQAKEAFHFIGLPEGTLALAQAAVYLATAPKSNALDKAYAAAVADVKHTLAEPVPVHLRNAPTQLMKTLGYGKGYQYAHDFADRLTAMSCLPESLKGRRYFRPSGEGFEEVIRQRLQTWREKIARLRRTEKDEGSSSV
- a CDS encoding cold-shock protein, whose translation is MSRETGKVKWFNNSKGYGFIERSQGGDVFVHHTAIQSEGYRTLEEGQSVEFTVVQGPKGLQAQEVVKSDEEETAI
- the dgoD gene encoding galactonate dehydratase — its product is MKKNSLDDQKLPRRSLLKGTAGMIGLGAAQATGSGGAPSAAAASPPEPRRTRARELMRITRLETFLVRPRWLFLKIHTNAGIAGWGEPILEGRARTCATAVQELESYLIGKDPRAVAHHWQAIYRHAFYRGGPILTSALSGVDQALWDIKGQALQVPVYELLGGPTRQRIRVYAHAGTPEAVKDKMRQGFTAFKTGPAKKRPARPVETPQFVDYAAEKFAELRQAAGPEGDIGIDFHGAISPQTAKLLIKALEPYQPMFIEEPVNCQNVEVMADIARGTHLPIATGERIFTKWGFREILEKGAASILQPDLCHAGGITEVRLIAGMAEAHYATLAPHNPLGPISLAAGLQMAASIPNFLCQEQVSLGEGYLKKPFQVKEGYIDLPTGPGLGIEIDEEALASKIGHDWHNPETYDADDGSVVDW
- a CDS encoding YdcF family protein produces the protein MKARRKRFAFKVLAGYLPSAILVYALAIFALVRTEANRDDARPAGRIIVFGAAQYNGRPSPVFRARLDHGVELFKRKLSNRIITTGGYGMDPRFTEAEVGKAYLIQHGVPEDSIEMEARGLTTLASIQHIVEVLRRQGIRQVVVVSDGFHLFRIKQIFQDRQVVVFGSPVPNSPIESNWKRRLQASLREVVGYTVYAAREKLHLPIPAGA